The Colletotrichum higginsianum IMI 349063 chromosome 2, whole genome shotgun sequence genome has a segment encoding these proteins:
- a CDS encoding Camk family protein kinase codes for MSITSSQNQTSRKGILHAVEACVGGENLLWELYDGYRYVPAFDIDASCTKEATVVKLRTVVRYLDYLPGINAAVTERHPAEGAIHPARDRLEDSAILEMAWDILLALAYLHGRGIVHGEVRPRNVMSFPSYPRRNRYKLFGHGLVPGVINYWPKNDGYTAPEFLSEGAETRKRGKEGKYAVKPTFASDVWQLGMLLWHCHRYGTYWDSETLPSRKKSWQSETLVQPDLTSESVSSMRGIRPLAFRAKGCDGSSHDWLAQLLPNMLDEDPLRRFSAMELLRQMQNQKCYAVEKQDLEDDVDDMRDAAEAAKKELWQRSTLGKVARGAERVQMHFTRLFVLLVLLCRIM; via the exons ATGTCGATTACAAGTTCGCAGAATCAAACCAGCCGCAAGGGTATCCTGCACGCTGTGGAAGCCTGCGTCGGGGGCGAGAACTTGCTGTGGGAGCTATACGACGGCTATCGATACGTCCCGGCGTTTGATATCGATGCGTCGTGTACCAAGGAAGCCACCGTTGTCAAGCTG CGGACCGTCGTGAGATATCTCGATTATCTCCCGGGCATCAACGCTGCCGTGACTGAAAGACACCCCGCAGAGGGCGCGATCCACCCCGCCCGGGATCGCCTGGAGGACTCGGCGATCCTCGAGATGGCCTGGGACATCCTCCTCGCGCTGGCCTATCTCCACGGGCGTGGCATCGTCCACGGCGAGGTTCGGCCCCGGAACGTCATGTCATTCCCCTCGTACCCCCGCCGCAACCGCTACAAGCTCTTCGGGCACGGCCTCGTGCCCGGCGTCATCAACTACTGGCCCAAGAACGACGGCTACACGGCGCCCGAGTTCCTctccgagggcgccgagacGCGAAAGAGAGGCAAAGAAGGCAAGTACGCAGTGAAGCCGACGTTCGCGTCAGACGTCTGGCAGCTCGGCATGCTGCTCTGGCACTGTCACCGCTACGGCACTTACTGGGACTCAGAGACGCTGCCGTCGCGGAAGAAGAGCTGGCAGTCCGAGACCCTCGTCCAGCCCGACCTCACAAGTGAATCGGTGAGTTCCATGAGGGGGATCAGGCCGCTGGCGTTCAGAGCCAAAGGCTGTGATGGCTCGAGCCACGACTGGTTGGCGCAGCTGCTGCCCAAcatgctcgacgaggaccccCTGAGGCGGTTTAGCGCCATGGAGCTCCTTCGACAGATGCAGAACCAGAAGTGCTATgccgtcgagaagcaggacttggaggacgacgtcgacgacatgAGGGACGCTGCCGAGGCTGCCAAGAAGGAGTTATGGCAGCGGAGCACCCTTGGCAAAGTGGCCAGGGGCGCGGAGCGGGTGCAAATGCACTTTACTCGTCTCTTCGTCTTGCTTGTACTTCTATGCCGTATCATGTAA
- a CDS encoding ATPase — translation MGTLLVANMAPEGLDVSDQKLHPFFVPGKITEPLKPDLAVDDQPQIPDQHISNNEATSSRKQTRAPQQPSNDAEPPSSDIGEDEHGRKRQKTGAGNPPSSGKKRGRPRKKQPAPTVAIANHFSQTNGAPVTGTPPTTLPAPSSADGAVDLPQTQATASGLNPEGPSNTAQNIAQNAGKAEPPKPTKVLKFNPKTGTIGSPPKPKPGSAETTKTAKSSKSPAKPSRIVTMKYGPNQEARERIGSKIDQILASHPQVKTGPVNTTPRKSRAKAPKADQDKSKPNITHPLFLGKSKAVIKSADAPSAALKQPRATIFSSTPCSPKKQRSALKAGNVQLPQFGVRSMGLRVPGACHPAWPAQGTAHVRGLSPGEECLSARQQAGFASRKSKGQTTNVFPGESVVDQIAKSLDTLSLAKSIQETTDDYVPPPPSELRLPEKHFESGRKLRQRIRPELRTPLPLISSQDSDDELLTASTRKPHPAVTRLYNLLETNLSAHDRSQCEELPWAQKYAPVCADELLQSGQEGLLLKEWLQSLKVQSIDTGGPIADHKSGSKPGSATKKKRKRNKLDGFVVSSGDEAEFLPAASDDEDDWLPTPIHGSTKKTVVRRDIGKDASRLTNAVVLSGPHGCGKTAAVYAVAKELGFEIFEINASSRRNGKDVMEKVGDMTQNHLVQRHRQSGQADVGDNADDGTANDIKSGKQGTMTSFFKLKPASKPQATAQPEVTEQPTAAVKSARAKPQDQKQSLILLEEVDVLYEEDKQFWATIVSLIAQSKRPFVMTCTDETLVPFHNLVLYGILRFTPPPEALAVDTLLLVAANEGHALRRAAVSALYESRGYDLRASLTELNYWCQLGVGDRRGGFDWFYPRWPKGCDTDENGDVVRVVSEGTYLEGMGWISRDPAIVSSPRAAEEELMNQCWQGLELDLGNWHESLDMVSWADNVATSSAGDRVAALEVFSEFSDLMSAADLCSGGELGLKFQEPLDATQPDIPIKARDDFTVGRRLLEAPPLTTYTCTAKALATSLKSGARQVLRTASLLNNIPAKLDYLQEDSAIRRMRQYFVNPTRDAVIDRYDMAFAFDPIAVSEKALATMATSLEPSVFDRTMRMITLEVAPYVRGIIGYDHRLMQDRMQRGGLLSEGGRPGKRMRSTRAAYSALEGVARSSTRNENYFLAELSTPLVMRTGGEGWQAAVDKEMSLMIPASGPALGPASGLVNAVEDGKETTAPVTSAE, via the exons ATGGGAACCCTTTTGGTAGCCAACATGGCTCCAGAAGGACTGGACGTCTCTGACCAGAAGCTCCATCCATTCTTCGTCCCAGGGAAGATTACCGAACCTCTGAAGCCCGATTTAGCTGTGGACGACCAGCCTCAAATTCCTGACCAACACATCTCGAACAACGAAGCGACATCGTCACGGAAGCAGACTCGCGCACCCCAGCAGCCGTCAAACGACGCTGAACCGCCATCGTCGGACATTGGCGAGGATGAACACGGCCGCAAGAGGCAGAAGACAGGGGCTGGCAACCCTCCGAGCTctgggaagaagagaggacGACCCAGGAAGAAGCAGCCCGCTCCGACGGTTGCGATCGCCAACCACTTCTCTCAAACCAACGGCGCGCCTGTCACCGGAACTCCACCTACAACTCTCCCTGCGCCATCGTCTGCCGATGGGGCGGTTGATCTGCCACAGACTCAGGCGACAGCCTCGGGACTAAATCCCGAGGGACCTTCAAACACAGCACAAAACATTGCTCAGAATGCTGGAAAGGCCGAACCGCCAAAGCCTACGAAGGTGTTGAAGTTCAATCCCAAGACCGGTACTATTGGATcaccgccgaagccgaagccgggCTCTGCAGAGACGACGAAAACCGCAAAGTCTTCCAAATCGCCGGCCAAGCCATCGCGCATTGTAACAATGAAGTATGGGCCCAACCAGGAGGCGCGCGAACGAATAGGCTCCAAGATCGACCAGATTCTTGCCTCTCACCCGCAGGTCAAGACAGGCCCGGTAAACACTACACCTCGAAAGTCTCGTGCCAAAGCCCCCAAGGCAGATCAAGACAAATCGAAGCCGAACATCACGCATCCTCTGTTTCTCGGCAAGTCGAAGGCGGTTATCAAGTCAGCAGACGCGCCTTCTGCCGCTCTGAAACAACCTCGGGCCACTATCTTCTCTTCAACACCTTGCTCCCCCAAAAAGCAAAGGTCGGCCCTGAAGGCTGGCAACGTTCAACTGCCGCAATTCGGCGTCCGGTCTATGGGACTCAGAGTTCCAGGAGCATGTCACCCGGCGTGGCCAGCCCAGGGAACTGCACACGTTAGGGGTTTGTCGCCCGGCGAAGAATGCCTGTCAGCAAGGCAACAAGCCGGTTTCGCATCTAGGAAGTCAAAGGGGCAAACAACAAACGTCTTCCCGGGTGAATCTGTCGTAGACCAAATCGCCAAGTCCTTAGACACCCTTTCCCTCGCTAAGTCAATCCAAGAGACCACTGACGACTATGTGCCGCCTCCACCTTCCGAGCTCCGCCTTCCCgaaaagcactttgaaaGTGGCCGCAAGCTCCGACAGAGAATCAGGCCTGAACTGCGGACTCCCCTGCCGCTCATCTCGAGCCAGGATAGTGATGATGAACTGCTCACGGCATCCACCCGCAAGCCTCATCCGGCAGTTACCCGTTTGTACAACTTGCTCGAAACCAACCTATCAGCTCATGATAGATCCCAATGCGAGGAGCTTCCCTGGGCCCAGAAGTACGCGCCGGTCTGCGCAGACGAGCTTCTTCAGAGCGGCCAGGAAGGCTTGTTGTTGAAGGAGTGGTTACAGAGTCTCAAGGTTCAGTCCATTGATACTGGCGGTCCAATCGCAGACCATAAGTCGGGGTCCAAACCTGGCTCTGCgacgaaaaagaagaggaagcgcAACAAGCTGGATGGGTTCGTCGTCTCAAGtggcgacgaagccgagTTTCTGCCCGCTGCTTCtgacgatgaggatgactGGCTGCCGACGCCTATTCACGGCAGTACGAAGAAAACCGTGGTTCGCAGGGACATTGGAAAGGATGCGAGCCGGCTCACCAACGCAGTAGTTCTCAGTGGACCTCACGGCTGTGgcaagacggcggcggtgtaCGCCGTTGCAAAGGAGCTCGGCTTCGAGATTTTCGAAATCAACGCCAGCAGTCGCCGCAACGGCAAGGATGTCATGGAGAAGGTCGGAGACATGACACAAAACCATCTTGTTCAACGGCATCGTCAGAGCGGCCAGGCTGACGTTGGAGACAACGCTGACGACGGCACAGCGAACGACATCAAATCCGGCAAGCAAGGGACCATGACATCGTTCTTCAAGCTCAAGCCGGCGAGCAAGCCCCAAGCTACAGCCCAGCCTGAAGTGACGGAGCAACCAACCGCGGCAGTAAAGTCTGCAAGGGCAAAGCCACAAGATCAGAAGCAGTCGCTGATTCTTCTCGAAGAAGTCGACGTTCTTTATGAAGAGGACAAGCAGTTCTGGGCGACCATCGTGAGCTTGATTGCTCAGTCCAAGAGGCCGTTTGTCATGACTTGCACCGACGAGACATTGGTGCCATTCCACAACCTCGTCTTGTATGGAATTCTCCGATTTACACCGCCACCCGAGGCCCTGGCAGTTGATACCCTCCTCCTAGTCGCTGCCAACGAAGGCCATGCTCTCCGTCGAGCAGCTGTGAGTGCGTTGTACGAATCGAGGGGTTACGATCTCCGGGCGTCCCTGACGGAACTCAACTATTGGTGTCAGCTTGGAGTTGGCGACCGTCGCGGCGGCTTTGACTGGTTCTACCCAAGATGGCCAAAGGGATGCGACACGGACGAGAATGGTGATGTCGTACGGGTGGTCAGTGAAGGGACATATCTGGAGGGCATGGGGTGGATCAGCCGCGATCCAGCAATCGTCTCAAGCCCTCGCGCCGCTGAAGAAGAGTTGATGAACCAATGCTGGCAGGGTCTGGAATTGGATCTGGGCAACTGGCACGAGTCCCTCGATATGGTGTCATGGGCAGACAATGTAGCAACGTCCTCAGCTGGGGACAGAGTCGCGGCGCTGGAAGTGTTTTCCGAGTTCTCGGATCTCATGAGCGCGGCGGACCTCTGCTCTGGCGGCGAACTTGGGCTCAAATTCCAG GAACCACTCGATGCCACGCAACCAGATATTCCGATCAAGGCGCGCGACGACTTCACAGTCGGTCGCCGTCTGCTGGAGGCTCCGCCTCTTACGACCTACACTTGCACAGCCAAGGCGTTGGCCACCAGTCTGAAATCTGGAGCTCGACAGGTTCTTCGGACTGCGTCTCTCCTGAACAACATTCCAGCCAAATTGGACTACCTCCAGGAAGACAGCGCGATCCGCCGAATGAGGCAGTATTTTGTCAATCCCACCCGCGACGCGGTTATCGACCGGTACGACATGGCATTTGCTTTTGACCCAATCGCTGTCTCGGAGAAGGCGTTGGCTACAATGGCCACCAGCCTTGAGCCGTCAGTCTTTGATCGTACCATGCGGATGATCACCCTCGAGGTGGCGCCTTATGTCCGCGGCATCATCGGCTACGATCACCGTCTGATGCAGGACCGCATGCAACGGGGCGGCCTGCTCAGCGAAGGGGGTAGGCCGGGTAAGCGAATGCGAAGTACTCGCGCTGCGTACTCGGCCCTGGAAGGTGTTGCGCGGAGCAGCACGCGCAATGAGAACTatttcttggccgagctgagcACGCCGCTGGTCATGAGAACCGGAGGCGAAGGCTGGCAAGCGGCCGTGGACAAAGAAATGAGCCTCATGATCCCGGCGTCGGGTCCGGCGTTAGGTCCGGCGTCAGGTCTTGTGAACGCAGTTGAAGATGGCAAAGAAACGACGGCGCCAGTTACGAGCGCAGAATAG
- a CDS encoding Chitin synthase export chaperone, protein MSGFGDFTNICHMAPLPLCASIGPITEVTSGVGIEPDCYARNIELANTIIFEGAASAMHIVALLMTVVMILHIRGKFTAVGRKEILMFFYIYMLLSFISLCVDAGVVPPGSAPYPYFVSVQNGLTSALITCLLINGFVGFQLYEDGTLLSVWLLRVCSLAAFAICFLVSLATFKSWVGLGPTNTIGLFVVLYLLNAIELFVYVALQILLVVRTLQDRWPLGDIAFGVFFFVVGQVILYAVSTQICTAVSHYLDGLFFATICNLLGVMMVYKYWDSITREDLEFSVGTRMNNWEVKELLPEEDRRATVYADDPYGQASGYDHSYSPSPAPARYSARY, encoded by the exons ATGTCAGGCTTTGGCGACTTCACCAACATCTGCCACATGGCGCCTCTGCCACTGTGTGCATCCATCGGTCCCATCACGGAGGTTACCAGCGGTGTTGGTATCGAGCCGGACTGCTATGCCCGCAATATCGAGCTGGCAAACACCATCATTTTTGAAGGTGCCGCCAGCGCCATGCAcatcgtcgccctcctcatGACCGTCGTCATGATCTTGCACATCCGCGGCAAATTCACGGCTGTTG GTCGCAAGGAAATCCTCATGTTCTTTTACATTTACATGCTCCTCAGTTTTATCTCCCTTTGCGTTGATGCAGGTGTCGTTCCTCCGGGCTCGGCCCCGTACCCGTACTTCGTATCGGTGCAGAACGGCTTGACGTCGGCCTTGATCACTTGCTTGTTGATCAACGGTTTCGTCGGATTTCAGTTGTACGAAGACGGCACCCTTCTTTCCGTCTGGCTGTTGCGCGTTTGTTCTCTGGCGGCTTTTGCGATATGCTTCTTGGTTTCGCTTGCTACCTTCAAGTCGTGGGTTGGTCTGGGacccaccaacaccatcggtctcttcgtcgtcctgtACTTGCTGAACGCCATTGAGCTTTTCGTCTACGTCGCACTCCAGATCCTCCTTGTCGTCAGGACTTTGCAGGACCGCTGGCCTCTGGGCGACATCGCCTTtggcgtcttcttcttcgtcgtggGCCAGGTCATTCTGTACGCCGTCAGCACGCAGATCTGCACCGCCGTCAGCCATTACCTCGATggcctcttcttcgccacAATCTGCAACCTTTTGGGCGTCATGATGGTGTACAAG TACTGGGACTCCATCACCCGCGAGGACCTCGAGTTCTCCGTCGGGACAAGGATGAACAATTGGGAGGTTAAGGAGCTGTTGCCCGAGGAGGACCGCCGAGCCACCGTGTACGCCGACGACCCCTATGGCCAGGCCAGCGGCTACGACCACTCGTActctccatcgccggcgccggcgcgctACTCTGCCCGGTACTGA
- a CDS encoding Cyclin — protein sequence MCSTAAPLPFYNLPLSPAHPTSCRRGYSQQISHPAAHNQKQFRFDQGPGAALYRGGLRTPPTEAMSATYHAPHLVAYDSHVLPSYPGAVAQARGPKAVMAEAAARAPQYSRYTQPTNTYSQPQQPAVNPASGTSQYSTTSRHSTRSSTPTSGAIGKSDGTSSSRKGSSALVLHSLSIPSCINPKGGNLADFAAQITCLFWFESIETLRAAESIRSRPSTVTTPRLTEYATPFPQFKKWAYSVLSTTQVTQNVILLALLFVYRLKTTNPSVKGRSGSEYRLLTVALMLGNKFLDDNTYTNKTWAEVSGITVQEIHVMEVEFLSNMRYSLLATKEEWEEWLVKLSCFSEYYERAQKQPTSPLNKSFTSPVPSPNAVIQPAVSFPPLTPSTTNVFSPNAGQPWPSASTYSNPQLSPLSGKHLAGMNSRKRNSEEDMTEPPAKRLSRQPNSTMAPVARTQGVSEQPMRLPVPNLSLNTNPSSVQAQVYPGMATYPAQQHVSLPPLSNGVRAMATVYPPATTVSMSQLPMPASASMPQASLTPSNVPMHNVIGYGTPTKRHSPGSLSVYASSPLGEQFPTSVMHTPIAHTPISHSPSVYLQQRPSPYKPIRHVNTLLYPPPSASLNEYHLPTTQMHYQPLGRRNDLRTGVVPEFMHAPYRMGAQMPQMPHGLPQGPYPN from the exons ATGTGTTCGACTGCTGCACCTTTGCCCTTCTACAACCTCCCTCTGTCTCCTGCACACCCCACGTCGTGCAGACGAGGCTACTCTCAACAGATATCACACCCAGCCGCTCATAATCAGAAGCAGTTCAGGTTCGACCAAGGGCCAGGAGCTGCTCTGTATCGGGGCGGGCTCCGCACGCCGCCAACCGAAGCCATGAGTGCTACCTACCACGCCCCTCACCTCGTCGCATACGACAGTCATGTTCTTCCCTCATATCCCGGCGCCGTTGCCCAGGCTCGGGGTCCTAAGGCGGTCATGGCCGAAGCTGCTGCGAGGGCTCCTCAATATTCTCGGTACACCCAGCCAACGAATACCTACTCACAACCCCAGCAGCCAGCTGTGAACCCGGCGTCCGGCACCAGCCAGTACTCCACGACCTCCCGACATTCGACTCGCTCGTCAACACCGACATCAGGCGCCATCGGCAAGTCGGATGGCACCTCGTCATCACGAAAAGGCTCGTCAGCTCTGGTTCTGCACAGTCTGTCGATACCGAGCTGTATCAACCCCAAGGGTGGAAACTTGGCAGACTTTGCGGCTCAG ATTACATGCCTTTTCTGGTTCGAATCGATAGAGACTCTGCGAGCCGCTGAGAGCATCCGATCCAGACCATCGACCGTCACGACGCCCCGGCTGACCGAATACGCGACACCATTCCCCCAGTTCAAAAAATGGGCCTACAGCGTCTTGTCGACGACCCAAGTGACGCAGAACGTCATCCTGCTCGCTTTGCTGTTTGTGTACCGCTTGAAGACGACAAACCCCTCCGTCAAGGGAAGATCGGGCAGCGAGTACCGTCTCCTGACAGTAGCCCTGATGCTGGGTAACAAGT TCTTGGATGATAACACGTACACCAACAAGACCTGGGCTGAGGTCTCTGGCATCACCGTTCAAGAGATTCATGTCATGGAAGTTGAGTTTTTGAGCAACATGCGATACAGCCTGTTGGCGACCAAGGAGGAATGGGAGGAGTGGCTCGTCAAGCTATCCTGCTTCTCAGAGTACTATGAGCGGGCCCAGAAGCAGCCGACCTCGCCACTGAACAAGTCGTTTACCTCGCCGGTCCCTTCGCCCAATGCTGTCATCCAACCCGCCGTCTCGTTCCCTCCTCTGACACCTTCCACGACGAACGTCTTCTCACCGAACGCGGGCCAGCCAtggccctcggcctcgacctaCTCCAACCCCCAACTGTCACCGCTTTCTGGCAAGCATCTCGCTGGCATGAACAGCCGGAAGAGGAACTCAGAGGAGGACATGACGGAGCCCCCGGCGAAGCGACTCAGCAGACAGCCCAATAGCACTATGGCCCCAGTCGCCAGAACCCAAGGGGTCAGCGAGCAACCAATGCGTCTTCCAGTCCCTAACCTCTCGTTGAACACCAACCCTTCGTCAGTACAGGCGCAGGTGTACCCGGGCATGGCGACATACCCGGCGCAGCAACACGTTTCACTGCCGCCCCTGAGTAACGGTGTTCGCGCCATGGCGACGGTATACCCTCCCGCCACCACCGTCTCCATGTCCCAACTGCCtatgccggcctcggcctcgatgcccCAGGCCTCACTTACGCCATCAAACGTCCCGATGCACAATGTCATTGGGTACGGCACGCCGACCAAGAGGCACAGCCCTGGCAGTCTCTCGGTGTACGCGTCGTCGCCACTGGGCGAGCAGTTTCCGACATCGGTTATGCATACTCCTATCGCACATACGCCTATCTCGCACTCGCCAAGTGTATACCTACAGCAGCGACCGAGCCCATACAAGCCTATTCGGCACGTCAACACACTGCTCTAccccccgccgtcggcgtctctCAACGAGTACCATCTGCCTACGACGCAGATGCACTACCAGCCTCTAGGACGACGGAACGACCTGCGAACCGGTGTTGTCCCAGAGTTTATGCACGCACCATACCGGATGGGCGCGCAGATGCCGCAAATGCCCCACGGGCTACCGCAGGGACCGTACCCGAACTAG